The sequence GTTTACTGGAATTAAATGAAACCTTGTGCTTACACTGCTCTAACCCTAGGTGGTGCTAGCATTCCTATTTAATGAAGTTGTTGCTGCTATCCTTAAATATTCAAATCTCAAAAGTGGACTAAATAAAAGAGCTTGTCATCATACTGTTACTTCATTATGGGTGCCAATAGTATAATGGCCTTTAGTTTtgttatcccttataaaagtgagCCTGTGGTATACCGTGGTAAAAACACAACAGTGTAGTGAGGCATAGTCATTACTGAAGTCTAAGGATAAGTATGGTAATCAAGTGGTGTCAAGGCCGTGTTTATAATATTGAATACATTGACTAGCTCTGTGACAGACAGAGGCCCTGCACGAGCAAAATGGGagttttgtggctggcagccatcttaggcTTAGGTGTAGAGAAACCTGGGGCCAAGATGGCCGCTTTTACACAGCCACCtggtaaaatgtttaattgttgaATTGATaagttgttttattagttaattacaaaaatggaatgtggccaggtgggaaTTTAATTATTCATGTCAATTACCTCTGGCCACACCCCGTAAAAGACATAaagaattgtttgtttgttgggagAATGAGTTAGTGAAAGTGTGTTTCCTAGAGTGAGCACTGAGCAAAAGTAAGAATACGAAAACACTGATAGCCGTTGCTTTGTGTTTCTAGTgtttgagtggagttctgcttgacctttttatttgttcctgtgttttgtatttaaatgtagaaTTTAACAGCAATTCCTGAGTCTGTTTGCTTTTTCTGCTGCTTGCCAGGATTGACTGTGCCACTATGCCACAAGCCcttatacaacacacacacacacacacacaaacaaccatTAAACTACCTTTATGTGGCCTATAGTAATTATATAAAAGTATATCAGCACTGAATTGAATGAAAACAATTCTGAATAATCCAATGCTTAGTTAACTGTGTGAACAAGATGGTGTGTGTGGTTGGAGTGAGTCCATaactaacaacaaaaacaactaaagatatATTTTGTACAAAGAGCCACAAAAGAATCCACTAGTGAGCATTTAAGTACAGACCATTTGTTGGGCAACAGTACAAACTGTTTTTGGGTCATGCGATTAACCAATTACAATGCAAGTGTTTAATATGCTGTGCACTATACTATAGGAAAGTAGTGTTTTTAGacttttataaaatagtttttccTGAAATTTGGGATTTgaataaaaataggtttaaaaacaGGTATAAGTATGGAACTCTGAATATGGAATAATACCTCAAACTGAAAAAGGGATTCACTCCCTGTGTACCTTTTaagtgattgtaaaaaaaaaaaaaaagtttgtgtttaCTGATCAATTAAATTATATCtttgtgaaacacatttttagcaGAATTATAAGATATTTCACAGTGGGTAAAAATATAAGCCTATTTTGATACTCCTGTTTCAATTGCTTTAGAGAGGGCTAGAAGTTTAGTAAATCTGGTTTTataagttttaaaaaactgttattttataacatttgttgTGTAACCAATAAGATAATAAGGACTAATGTTGTATGAAGTGGATGACACATTGACTCAAGTCCGCCCAGTAGAGACGCCATGCTTTGGGAGCCAGGTAAAAGCTCAGTCTCCCAAAGCCAGTTTGCCAACACCTTCTATATCTGCTTCACACATGCAAATATAATGACGTaacaattgttgaaaaaaaaaaaaaacgaatcccTATTGTTTTTAGAACTGTGATACTAGATGATTTGAATCATTACAAATGTACAGGTTCCTGCTTGTATGTCCATAAGTAAGCTGCCAGTATATGtgacaaatacataaaataatataaacaacaaatcaaGGAGATACTGGGGCATTTTCCTAAAGTATTAATATGCCATTATTCTTCTTCAcccaataaaatgcatttattgttgCCAAATAAAGTGTTATCGTTAACTGTTCCTTAAACAGCAATGTATGTGGACAGGACTCCCCATTCACAATATTTAtgaattaaatactgtaattattattttttaaacgttTTCCATGTAATCACTCCTTCAAGTTACCAGTATGGTTATATCGGCATCACTGGATTCAAGAGTAACTATAATTGTCAAGTAGTGGCAAGATGTGTCCAGTGGATTCAACTCTGGGGAAAATGCCTGCAATGAACATTCAGTACAAGTAGGAGCCAAATATTTCAGACATAAAAACAGAGTCCAAAAGACATGTTGCTTAGTCGTGGGGATGGACTCGCCTTGTCCACACAAAGGTTGAATATTTTCGGTATATTGgtggtatatttatattttatatggggAGGGGTCTGTTTCTTATTGCTGGTATAACAaaactttgtttatttccttatttctcatttaataatattaatacttgAGGTAAGAGTTTCCCCCTCGCCCGTTGTGTAGcctatttacaaaactttaagggCCGTTTTAACTTAAGTAATGTTATTTCGGGCTGTTTACAGACTTTCCTGGTGGTTAAATTTTTAATATACTTAAAGCTCTCTGGAAAAGTTTAAATTTGGGTTAAATCGtcagtaaaattgatttaatcaaCCAAAAACAACCCTTAACATAACACGGCATAATAAAATCTGCTTTTAAAGCATGTCAGTAAACAAAGGGTTACAGACAGAGCTGCCTTTTAACTTTGTAACCTGATCCACGCCTCGCTATCTGTTTACAATCTGGAAAAGACAGTTACCGCGAAGACTGAGTCAAAGCCCTGCCTAGCCCTGCCTAACCCAGCCCCGCAGCTCTCTCATGGAGCAGGTTTGCTGATTGTGTTACACATTACTCAGTCGGGCGGGGCTATCTATCTTTGTTAAAGAGCTGAAAAAGTACGACACAGCTAGAAGAAGGATCAGACATTTTGTCAAACTTTCCCCAGCGGTTTTTTTAATAGCAAGTTAGTGTTTGTGTGTTGAAGATGTTTCGGTGTGGAATTGCCTACCCAAGGTGTAGATGGATCCTGCCACTTCTTTTGCTTTTTGCCGTGATTTTTGACATTATTGCCATTGCTGCAACATCTGGCTGGGTCGACGACTCCAAGGCGCATTATGCTAATATGTGGCAACAGTGCCGAGGAGTAAAGGAACCCTATGAATGCAAGTCTCTCATGGAGTTTGGTAAGAGAAAACGTAATGCTACAGGTTGTTTGCTTAGTTCATCTAGGGTCAAAACAAAGTACAATAAGTATATAtagacattttataaatatttagaatAAACAAGGATAACTATTTGTATATttccacttaaaaaataaatgataatatttcGTTTCGTCTTTGTTCTTCACTTGTTTAGGCTATTGCAATAATGTCTCGTGTACACTTACAGCCAGGATTGGACAAACAGGAGGAGATGCCTTTTATtgcactaactaaaaaaaaaaacattaaatctcacattatttttcaaaactcCATCAGGTGAacgtagaaagaaaaaaaaagaattagaaaatggatcCCAGATTTCCATTTAACTtgattggtcaatacgagggCTTTAGGGCTTTACTCTCTGAAAGGACCTTCACACCTTTCAAACTCTGTTCCAAATAAGTCCTACCgaaaatacgtaaatacagtGTTCGTGTATTTTACCCTTTTCCTTGATTTAAGAAAGTTAATGAACAGCGCGATCGGGATTAGCACAGACCACTAATTTATGTTTAGTTactaaaacttatttttatttatttcgctAATAAATGTTAGGGCGTAACGTAAATACTGAAACGTACAGAAATACACGAACCTGCACCCAGTTCTTGCTGTACTTGTATTCTTTACAAAAAGTTCGCAATGTTCCTTTTTCTGTAAGAGCcatctgaactgaagaacagttcCATGCAAATagaagcttattattattataattattattattattattattattattattattattattattatttggcaattgGAAATAACCACGAAGAGTCCACCGCTGGGATGAAGCCCGAGAAGGCTATAGCAACCCCACAAGTGAATTCTGAGCAAgctgcattaattaattaataattaggaAAATATTTCTGCTAATTGGTAacaaactagtgctgcataaaatcataaacaaatgtttgcgatttatttatttattttaacgaaGCCATTTTCTAATCGCTATAGAACCCCcagaagagggctttactgtctggCCCTTGTCGTTTTTAACcgcactgctttttccatccagctgaagaagcaCTTGTAGTTCGAAACATCCtgatataattgatttttttctttgtttgttcttttttaccagttattcacattttttttttttaattttgcaccaTATATTTGAGCAGTATATTTTAGCAGTAGCAAACCTGGAAGACAGGTCATCAGGTAAATGTATACATATTACTATTTTGATCAAGAATACTTTCATAATGTAACGTGACCATTCTTTAAGTGGCttgttgatttaattaattaagaCATCAATTTAAATCTTTGATTACCGGCACTTTCAGAATATTGACGACATACAGATTACAACGCTACAGAACTGTACAACCTAATGTTCAAAGGCTCGCTTTCTTGGTACTGGTGTTAGTTAAACAATTGTGAGAATTGAGGTATGAGAAGTTGAACCAGTAAATGAGTACCAAAAACgaaccaacaaaaaaaatcatgcttCAGATGTAGTGTCTCTAAGAATGGACACGGAATACTATGCGATTTCGATGCAATCCGAATGCGATCGAAATTGCATCGAAACTGCACCGTGCAGTCGGGTGTGATGGGATTGTATTGATCGCAAACTATCGAGCCGGGCTCTATTTTAATGCAATCGCCCTGTTCAAGTATCCAGTCAGTTAGCAAGAGGAGTCATATGACAACATCGACCGCGACATCAGGAAGGATCTTGACAAGtacaggagaaaataaaaaatacatacacgtTTACAAGAATCtggttaagttaaaaaaaaaaaaaaatacaaagtaggTAATTATCAATTAATTAAACTATTACCAAATTAATACAACGGTTTTTAGTGGTAACTATCTTCGGTTTTAAACACTCAACTCGTTTGGTTATATAGGCTACTTTATTAAACCCCACAAATACTTCACCTTTTGTGAAATTCGCGTCCTGTGTGCATAGCCCTTAAAACTAATTTGGTCTCCTACAGACACAccaaggttgttttgttttgactctAATAGTTTGTtaatatctttttatatttttatagaggggggtgaaatttgccatgacatcgccactggtgtgaaaggtttagatgtgtggagaccttaaaaaagaaatagCTGCATAGtacaaaaacatgctttttgGCAATAAGGAATACTAATAAGGaactaaataaattcaatgacatcGGAGTCAAAAGGCTACGTTCCCACTGTCCGTTTCAAACGGACTTGgtctggtttgtttagtttgaaacaatgtatcaatgtgcaTGCTGTTCACACTTCTCTGCGAGCAAaaagttcgtttttttttttttgtcctttccCATTTTTTGTAGGCccgagtttgtttgtgttcaaaatgcagttttcaagtgaactCGGTTTGTTTATAGGGTGCGTGCTTGccatatcctgcaaggcatattgaaagatggcagctattggtgtattgctccggtttttaatGTAGCATGttgattcttacatattgctgtggaagaaagcactggagGAGCACTTCACTAATTTAATTACTACATTTTCTTGAGTGCCAACAGTAGGAAGAGAGTAATGCAATTCTGCAAGGGTCTCCTCCTACTGTCGGtattaaacaaagcaatttgaGAAAAGACAAAACAGTGGGGGGATTTGTTGCAGGTCGTAACAGCTTCTTTACAACAACAGTTTCTTTACATTGTCATCTTGttaaagcatgttaaatgtacaaaaagccagattaaaaaaaaaaaaaaaaaaaacagctgttagcATTTAAACACGTTAAATACACATATCAGAATTAGTAAACAAATAATGAataagattgttttatttttgaatggtgctaacacacaacctaatacgACCTAAACTTGCTAAGCACTCTGATGCAACTACACGCGGAATGTTTACTTctgagtcaggttaccttgtatagtttgtttcctatgtgcaaaagaaCCGAGTCGACGTTCACGTTGACGTTTAGCAAGTGAACCAGACAGTACTTTTGCCAAACGGACGAGACTACCTCTTTAGGTGAACTTGGTACGATTCGTTTCCCAAGTGgcctttgttgttcacacttcacaccaaacgtacCGAACCCTACCCAGTACAGAACAATCCCGCATAAACCATAAACGTACCCAGTATGAACACAGCCtaagaaactgaactaattcaaTGTCTACATCGATGAAGACTTcaagtcaaaatgtttgccatttaatttatttagtttgaagGAATTCTTTATTTatcactattgagtgttttattatAGACAGAAACTTGTAATCTTGAAAAAATGTAACCAAACAAAACAGTGGGATTAATTGCTACTGTAAGCatcagtattatttttattttttctatgcatGCTTCTTAAATTGATACTGTGTGAAACCAGCTACCTGCATGTTTATCACAGCTGCTTCTGCAAAAACAGCAGGGCTTACTAGTTACTAATTCATTTTCCCCATGGGTTGTGGTCTTGAATGACTGTTATACCCTTCTAGGATGTTCTGCATATCTATTGTACAGTATTAGAGTCCAGAATTTGGGAAGCAAATTGTAAGTAACTTTCATTTATATTAGCAGGTCTCACATCCCTGAGCTCTATTTTGCAACGTATGTGAAAAAGTTAAAGTGAATATGTGTAGAGGAACATACTAATTGTGTAAGCTAGCAAGAAACTACCCATAAGAACTCTGTTCCTTCCTGCAGCtaagttgttttttgttagttctataacattaaaatgaatacattcctccagaaaatgtgtctttgcctTTGCAAGATAGGCCTGAAGCAGATTAGTTTTTACCTGTAGCAGTTTCAGAGTGCAGCCAAGCCTCAGTGGACTTTGGTATGTCTATGGGCAGTGTTTACTTGCACATACTGAGGTTACAGTTGTCGGGTATGTCAGTCAGAAGAGTGTAATGTCTGCTGTTCAAATGCACATTCCAGCAGGATAAGTATTCATTGCTAAAATTAGATCTCTCCTTCAACAAAGTTGCCCTGCTGCAGCCCAGTGTGAATGCTGAAAATAAACCCACCACTGAGGGTAAACTAGTGTAGTTGTGGTCTTTCATGGATTCATTTCAGAACTGGTTTGGTTTTGTGTCCCTATATAGATCAGCTATTCAATGACAGGCtggttaaaatgaagaaataggTAATTGTGGTAAATATCcttgtattttaaacagtatatgGAAGGTCAGTTGTACTTAAGTGTGAGTGTCCAAGTTTCTGAGTGCTTTTGAAATTAGAGCTTCATCGATTTACTGTTTTTACAATATTTGGCACTTTTGCAAATACTGTGGTCTTTAAAAGTATTCTATAAATATGCTTACAGATAATAGTTTGTATTTCAAGGTAATCTAAATATGCAGGAACAATTAGGCCCTACCTTcagcacagcaaaacagcaaTGCCCCCCCTGAACGTGGAATAAATAATGTGTGCCCTTCTGGCACAGTGTAACGCCTGAGGCAACATTTCTGAGAGAAACTAAACAATTGTAGCCGTATAATGCTGGCAACAAGCAGCTTGAATAATTTGCAGTAAGGGGCAGTTAACTTTCTGTTCTGAttagttttaattttagttttatactatattcacaaagcatttaacaccatttttatatttaagaaatCTTCAGACAAACTGTTTAAGAGCTACTGCAAGCACTGCAGTCTTTCTATTCCTGTAACATTAGCACATTACAAAAAACAGGTACAAATGTAGTGATGTGGTAAATGCTTTAAGGTAGCCCTAAAAACTGTATTTCCACTTTAAAATTTGCCTTAGCCTTTAATCTTAAATAGGGCCATTTGATTGTAAGGGGGCGTGTTGTTATAGCAACAGTATTTTCATAAACCTTGGGAACAGTGTGTAATTGTTCTTGGTGACTGATGTCTGTATACAGAAGGGTGTGTTGTCCTAGCCTGCAAAGCACGTGTCACCAATGTGTGGATTTGGCAGCCCAATGTAAAAGAGGGAAGGGCAGTTTCTGTTGACTCACCAGGTAAACTATTTTCTAAGGAAATTTATCTTTTTCAGTCTTCATGGTAATACAAGGTTTGCACTGAAAAGAGAAAATATCCAATAGTAGTTATGTTCTTGTTGCAGTTGTAACTTTTTTGACAATCTGAAAACTCCATAAAGTTAATAGAAGTACTTTTGCTGTATGGTTGGTTTACAtgttttttctgaatttattttcaTGCAGAAAATAATCGACAGTTGTTTGCCCAAAGCTCTCCCTGGTGTCGAATGTCCATGGCCTCCTCCGGGAGAGGCGCTCCCCTTGCACAGCACTGAGTGTATGGGTTGGCACTAGGAGATAGGCATTATATTGCAATTTGTATTACTGAATTAGTAGGTACATTTTAGGGTAAAATAACTGTCTAAACGTTAGGAAGTTGATGCTTTTCAACAAAAACTTTGAATAAGTAACATATACCTCCTAACAACAAGCTGTATTACGAGCACAAAAAAGAtggcttgtttttttatatttattttaaaataacagcacTAACAGGAACCCATATGTGGGCTGTACTGAATGTTTGTTTCAGTGCCTATGAGCACCCACATCAtacttagatttttttgtttgttcgtttcAGGTGTATTCTATCAGTGGCCGGGTtatccatgcagcttagaaaatCGTCACTCTGTCTTCGCTGTCGTGATTTATGTGATGTTGCATGCACATACCACGCATATTCCACctgctatagaaaaaaaaagcggCATGCTTTTCAATAAGCTAATCATGGTTCAATTTTGTTCTATTTCAGCATGGGCCAAAGCCGTCGCTGCCCTGATGATCATTGGCCTGATACTGCTTATCATCACATTCTTTGTGTCCCTTGTGACCCTCTGCACACTGAGGCTTAGTCTGCTGCGTGTCGTGGGACTCCTCCTCCTTATTGCAGGTACGTTCATTACCTTGTCTGGAACTTCAAACAAGTGGTGGGGGATGGAAAAAAGCCCAATTACAAATgtcaattccaggttttacttcagTATAAGCTATAGTtaacaactgaaataaataatgaattggtTCCTACCTATCAGCTAAGCATTTCCTTCAAGTTTTATGAAATATATCTGTGCGCCTAATAACACCCAAACCACAAACCTCACTAttcagtattttgtattgtatcttCCATACTTGAATTTACTTTcagtaaaatgttattgttttttttgtttttttttacaaagtacaAAACAAGATTTGTAACTGCAATATTCGGTCAGGCCTCTAACTGTTTTTCCCCCTCTTCACAGTTGTTTTACAGATCATCGCTCTGATTGTTTACCCAGTGAACTTCAACAACTTAATCTTCGAGGGACACTACGACTACAGCTGGGCGTACGGCTTCGGTTGGGGGGCAACCATTATCATGCTTGGCTGCTGCATCCTCTTCTGCTGCCTTCCCAACTACGAAGATGAGCTGACCGGCATGGCCAAGACCAAGTATATCTACTCCAGAGATTAGAGACCAGGGGGAGAGGAAGAGGCACACAGACAGAAGCTCTGTTCTGGAACACGCAAGAGCTGTTTTAATTCCTGGTAATGCCAGTGTATGCCCCTTTATTTGATGCACTGCGGGCACACACCAGCATTATATTGAATTATAACATCCTAAAGGAGTTTTTCAAgaggaaaatgtttttgaattgcATTAGTTATAAgagtattttctttatatttccaACAGAGACATTCAGCAGCAAAGGGACTTGGTAGAGTTTTAAATGGTGCTGTTGCATTTTATTGAATCCAAGGTGAATCAAATTCAGAGGTTTCTTCACCAGTTCAAAGAAATGCAGGGGGACAAGTGTGAGCAATGATGCTCAGACAGGTAGCAACGATTCATTTGTCTAATGAGCATTCTTTTTCCAAGGCATGTCTGGGAACTGTAAAGAGACTTTTTTTGGCAGGGTGTTTTGTGGGTAATTTTGAGATGTGTGTCAGGTAGTGCTGCATTGTTAGAACTTGGCAATTATATGCATGTTCAAATAGGATATGAAAGAATTGAACGTACAGAGGAGAAAACTACCAAGTCCTACAGAAACACtgctgttttaatgtaattatacATGGTAACATTAAACATAcactttagtttaaaaataaataaataaaaaatatttttagtgtcacgtattatttcatttaaaacttgCTTTGAGCAGTTTTTGCTTAATGGTACAAGGGGGCTTAATAAATAATTTCCTAAAGGTAAAACTATGGGCATTTCTCAGTGgggcaaaatatttatttttaagttggattcatttgattaattaattgattgattaattaattttgctgcTAGGCTACCTCCAccccgtttttgtttttttgggaggCTGGTTCTACACCACCCTGTTTTGGAGGCCTGACAGACATTAGGCCTCACCTCTCAGAGGACAGGTGTAGTCGGGATAAAAAGGGGACCCTGATGCTAAACCTTAAGTTTAGCAACATAGTTGCAGCCCTGTTCCTTGAATTTTCATCCATATGTTTTGCCCTTTCCTAAATGCTAACAGCTGCATTTCCTGGGATTTTCCCTAACCACTTTTGTTTGCACATTAGCACAATTGGACATGGTAAAAAGCGTGCCAGCcagcaaaacacaaatatatgtgcaaacaaaactgttttaCGTTTGTGAAATTATTGCAGTACTGTAACCCAATGTTATAGGTGGGATATACTTTTTGTGCAAGcactgtattattgttttttacataaaataaactttttctgAAAAAGTTACTgttcatagttttatttttttgtgaatgacaTGCATATGTATAAACATACTACAGTCTCTTCACACAGCCTTTGTGTAACAGTGCTCCAGTTTATAGTCCTCCCTCGGTATACCGCAAAGTACATGACAAATACAGTACCACACTGTCACTACAAGAAGGgtcattaaatatttacaatatatttgtgTACAAATGTAAGAGTATTTTGTAAAACTCGTTGTTCaacaaaatgttgtaattttaaaacgtATCCACATTAAGACAGCActagaaatagtttggaagctgtgACAAGTGCTTGAAAACAGTGATGGGTGACACTGATTGGTTGATAAatggcatttttatttctttgaccAAGGCCACAATGTGGAAGTGCATCACATACCACAAAAAATACGGGAAagtaacgatttaaaaaaaaaaaaaaaaaaaaaagggattttcacaaaaatggtAATCGGATAACATCTAACATAGTTCGCCACCCActtcctttttgagcattcaTTTTACTGCACCGTGTAGAAAAAACGtatgtatttccatatataattagaatgacTTTCAGGACCTGCAACACAGGAAGTACAATCAAGGTCCTCATTGATTTTCTGTGACCTTTCACATAAGAGTAATAGAACAACGCTTTGCTATGAATGTGCGACTAAACTATGaaatccttttgtaaaataataataataataataataataataatctgaccTTATTTCATTCCTCAATAGCCACTGTTTGTCTATTCATGGTCGTTGTCATGGTCTTCTGCTGTTTTAACAAAAGCTATTACGGTGAGTTACTGAAATGCTGGatttacattttgcatttgtgcCCTATCATTTGCCGTTATATTTGgtgctaatttagatttgtttccatAGCTCACCGATGGCCTTAGGAATCTTTCCATGGGTGAACTAAAGCGCACACTGAAACCCCACCACACTTCTCACAAAACATATAGCGTGTATG is a genomic window of Polyodon spathula isolate WHYD16114869_AA chromosome 6, ASM1765450v1, whole genome shotgun sequence containing:
- the LOC121317185 gene encoding p53 apoptosis effector related to PMP-22 encodes the protein MFRCGIAYPRCRWILPLLLLFAVIFDIIAIAATSGWVDDSKAHYANMWQQCRGVKEPYECKSLMEFAWAKAVAALMIIGLILLIITFFVSLVTLCTLRLSLLRVVGLLLLIAVVLQIIALIVYPVNFNNLIFEGHYDYSWAYGFGWGATIIMLGCCILFCCLPNYEDELTGMAKTKYIYSRD